A window of the Virgibacillus pantothenticus genome harbors these coding sequences:
- a CDS encoding ABC transporter permease produces the protein MKTKWVDQARQEPVQASEVPDAWFAWKEQDNSALEAVSRPSLSYWKDAWRRLIQNKLAMTGFVFLVLLAIFAIFAPILSPYEVNKQDLPNQYQPPSQEHWFGTDNGGRDVFTRTWYGARISLFVGLMAALIDFTIGIIYGGLSGYKGGRTDHIMMRIIEVLYGLPYLLVVILLLVVLGPSLSTIILALTVTGWVGMARIVRGQVLQIKNYEFVLASKSFGAKTSRIIRKNLLPNTMGPIIVQMTLTVPSAIFAEAFLSFLGLGIQAPFASWGVMANDSLGSILSGHWWTLFFPAFFISFTMFAFNVLGDGLQDALDPKLRK, from the coding sequence ATGAAAACAAAATGGGTGGATCAAGCAAGGCAAGAACCTGTTCAAGCTTCCGAGGTACCAGATGCATGGTTTGCGTGGAAAGAGCAGGATAATTCTGCATTAGAAGCTGTATCAAGACCATCTTTATCGTATTGGAAGGATGCTTGGAGAAGATTAATTCAAAATAAACTGGCAATGACGGGATTCGTGTTTTTAGTGTTACTTGCTATTTTTGCAATATTTGCACCGATTCTTTCTCCTTATGAAGTTAATAAACAAGATTTACCAAACCAGTATCAGCCACCTTCTCAAGAACATTGGTTTGGAACAGATAATGGTGGTAGAGATGTTTTTACTCGTACCTGGTATGGAGCGCGAATTTCCTTGTTTGTTGGATTAATGGCAGCTTTAATTGATTTTACGATTGGCATTATATATGGCGGTTTATCAGGGTATAAAGGTGGACGAACTGATCATATTATGATGCGCATTATTGAAGTATTATATGGGCTTCCATATTTGCTAGTCGTTATTTTATTACTAGTCGTGCTTGGTCCGAGCTTAAGTACCATTATTCTTGCTCTAACCGTTACAGGATGGGTCGGAATGGCGCGAATTGTGCGCGGGCAAGTTCTACAAATTAAAAATTATGAATTTGTACTTGCCTCCAAATCATTCGGCGCAAAAACATCACGCATCATCCGGAAAAACTTATTGCCAAATACGATGGGTCCGATTATTGTGCAAATGACGTTAACCGTTCCTAGTGCTATCTTTGCGGAAGCATTTTTAAGCTTTCTTGGACTTGGCATTCAGGCTCCATTTGCTAGCTGGGGTGTGATGGCAAATGATTCCTTAGGCTCAATCCTGTCTGGGCATTGGTGGACATTGTTTTTTCCAGCATTCTTCATTTCTTTTACGATGTTTGCATTTAATGTATTAGGGGATGGGCTTCAGGATGCACTTGATCCGAAGCTGCGAAAGTAG
- a CDS encoding ABC transporter permease: MLRYVGKRLLMMLLTLWVIVSLTFVLMVTIPGSPFNSERGTNEAVQANLEAHYNLDEPYIVQYVLYLKSIATFDFGPSIKQPSQTVNDMLGRGFPISFELGIITIIVAVISGVTLGIFAALKHNQIIDYLAMGFAVLGISIPNFVLATLLIQQLAVNLEWFPVARWLSPTHMILPVTALATGPMAIIARLTRSTMLEVLTQDYIKMARAKGLAPWKIICKHALKNALMPVVTIMGTLLAGILTGTFVIEKIFAVPGMGKYFVESINQRDYPVIMGTTVFYSAFLIIMLFLVDIAYGILDPRIKFHKKGGK, encoded by the coding sequence ATGCTACGTTATGTAGGAAAGCGCTTACTTATGATGCTGCTGACACTATGGGTGATTGTTTCACTAACTTTTGTTTTAATGGTTACGATACCAGGATCTCCATTTAATAGTGAACGTGGAACGAATGAAGCCGTTCAGGCAAATTTGGAAGCGCATTACAATTTGGATGAGCCTTATATTGTGCAATATGTTCTATACTTGAAATCTATTGCTACTTTCGATTTTGGTCCATCCATCAAACAACCATCGCAAACGGTAAATGATATGCTCGGACGGGGCTTTCCCATCTCTTTTGAACTTGGAATAATTACGATAATTGTCGCTGTTATATCTGGTGTGACTTTAGGTATCTTTGCGGCATTAAAGCATAATCAAATAATTGACTACTTAGCAATGGGCTTTGCTGTATTAGGTATTTCGATTCCAAACTTTGTGTTAGCTACCCTGCTTATTCAGCAATTGGCGGTAAATCTAGAGTGGTTTCCAGTGGCAAGGTGGTTAAGTCCAACACATATGATTTTACCAGTTACCGCACTTGCTACTGGACCTATGGCTATTATTGCTAGATTGACGAGATCGACAATGCTGGAAGTTTTAACGCAAGACTATATAAAAATGGCACGTGCTAAAGGGTTAGCACCATGGAAAATTATTTGTAAACATGCTTTAAAAAACGCGTTAATGCCTGTAGTTACGATTATGGGCACACTGCTAGCAGGAATTTTAACTGGTACGTTTGTAATCGAGAAAATATTCGCTGTACCGGGGATGGGAAAATATTTTGTAGAAAGTATTAATCAACGTGACTATCCTGTCATTATGGGAACAACGGTATTTTACAGTGCATTTTTAATTATCATGTTATTCCTTGTTGATATTGCATACGGCATACTAGACCCGCGTATAAAGTTCCATAAGAAAGGCGGGAAGTAA
- a CDS encoding ABC transporter ATP-binding protein: METLLEVKDLHVTFSTYGGTVKAVRGVYFHLNKGETLAIVGESGCGKSVTSQAIMRLIPEPPGKIIKGEVIFKGKDLASYTEKQMRSIRGVDISMIFQDPMTALNPTLTIGTQLMEGLREHQAVSAEEAKIKALEMMHLVGIPNPKERLKQYPHQFSGGMRQRIVIAMALICEPELLIADEPTTALDVTIQAQILELFGHIQATTGVSIILITHDLGVVAKIADRIAVMYAGKIIETGTKYDIFYDAQHPYTKGLLKSVPRLDLKEERLTPIDGTPPDLFSPPRGCPFTPRCPLAMEVCDKVYPVTTERSRSHQVDCWLQDERAQQLLARTANQ, encoded by the coding sequence ATGGAGACATTACTTGAAGTTAAAGACTTACACGTAACTTTTTCAACCTATGGTGGAACTGTCAAAGCTGTTCGAGGTGTTTATTTTCACTTGAATAAAGGAGAAACGCTAGCAATTGTAGGTGAATCAGGCTGTGGAAAGAGTGTGACCTCGCAAGCAATTATGCGGCTGATTCCAGAGCCGCCAGGAAAAATTATCAAGGGCGAGGTGATTTTTAAAGGTAAGGATTTAGCAAGCTATACCGAAAAGCAGATGCGCTCTATACGTGGTGTGGACATATCGATGATCTTTCAGGATCCAATGACAGCTCTAAATCCGACACTCACCATCGGCACACAACTTATGGAAGGCTTGCGAGAGCATCAGGCTGTTAGCGCAGAAGAGGCAAAAATAAAAGCTTTAGAAATGATGCATTTAGTCGGTATACCGAATCCTAAGGAACGCTTAAAGCAATACCCGCACCAATTCAGCGGTGGTATGCGGCAACGGATTGTTATCGCAATGGCGTTAATTTGCGAGCCTGAATTACTGATTGCTGATGAGCCTACAACAGCATTAGATGTGACCATACAAGCGCAAATCCTTGAATTATTTGGTCATATTCAAGCAACGACAGGGGTGTCGATTATCCTTATCACACATGACTTAGGTGTCGTAGCTAAAATAGCAGATCGGATCGCTGTCATGTACGCTGGAAAAATCATCGAAACGGGAACGAAATATGACATATTTTATGATGCGCAGCACCCCTATACGAAAGGTCTGTTAAAATCGGTTCCCCGGCTTGATTTAAAGGAGGAAAGATTAACACCAATTGACGGTACGCCACCAGATTTATTCTCACCACCACGAGGATGTCCGTTTACACCGAGATGTCCATTGGCGATGGAGGTGTGTGATAAAGTTTACCCCGTGACGACTGAGCGCAGCAGATCACATCAAGTAGATTGCTGGTTACAGGACGAACGGGCGCAACAACTTTTGGCTCGTACAGCCAACCAATAA
- a CDS encoding YwmB family TATA-box binding protein, translating into MKKSIILAILCMFVANNIGMDPSEESRNELMDLAQFMMTENAPIQEWQTTWKESISPERKDALVKMLSRKYEKSVTKDEKKVKISFKNRHISKGINVLFNVVIPRHGNASAEFIAVISGNGWNSNTEENYTLINQSFMNKYFTNSVRRFACLTTRGNDIINGDYFLTKLTNYFQVEQIQTQFDTVEQSTHKKIIYGYTPLWKQRISIEDAPMNIQIAVEENGSDNPTYMIGTPILINEY; encoded by the coding sequence GTGAAAAAGTCTATTATTCTAGCAATTTTATGTATGTTTGTAGCAAATAATATTGGAATGGATCCAAGTGAAGAAAGCAGAAATGAACTGATGGATCTAGCTCAATTTATGATGACTGAAAATGCACCAATACAAGAATGGCAAACAACATGGAAAGAATCCATTTCTCCTGAAAGAAAAGATGCATTAGTGAAAATGTTGAGTCGTAAATACGAAAAAAGTGTGACAAAAGACGAAAAGAAGGTTAAAATTTCTTTTAAAAACCGCCATATATCTAAGGGAATAAACGTATTATTTAATGTAGTCATTCCGCGTCACGGAAACGCTTCTGCAGAATTTATTGCCGTAATAAGCGGGAATGGTTGGAATTCCAATACGGAAGAAAATTATACTCTCATAAACCAAAGCTTTATGAACAAGTATTTCACAAATTCTGTAAGGAGATTTGCTTGTCTGACGACTAGAGGAAATGATATAATTAATGGTGATTATTTTTTAACCAAATTGACAAATTATTTTCAAGTAGAACAAATACAGACACAATTCGATACAGTAGAACAATCTACACATAAAAAAATTATTTACGGGTATACACCATTGTGGAAACAACGTATTTCCATCGAAGATGCACCTATGAATATACAAATTGCAGTCGAAGAAAACGGATCGGACAATCCTACATACATGATAGGAACACCTATCCTAATAAATGAATATTAA
- the murA gene encoding UDP-N-acetylglucosamine 1-carboxyvinyltransferase — MEKIIVRGGHQLKGTVKVEGAKNAVLPVIAASLIASEGKSVIKDVPELADVYTINQVLKNMNADVHFENNTVTVDASNHLTTEAPFEYVRKMRASVLVIGPLLARYGHAKVAMPGGCAIGSRPIDLHLKGFEAMGAETHVGNGFVELNVNKRLKGAKIYLDMPSVGATENIMMAAALAEGKTIIENCAKEPEIVDLANYLNKMGAKIVGAGTETIRIEGVEKLRGVEHSIIPDRVEAGTFMVAAAITQGNVLIENAVSEHLRSVISKLEEMNVIVKEEANGIRVIGPKQLKATDIKTLPHPGFPTDMQSQMMALMLVAQGTSVITETVFENRFMHVEEFRRMNAKMKIEGHSVIMEGPSDLQGAEVAATDLRAAAALVLAGLAAEGVTRVTELKHLDRGYVNFAGKLAALGADVERVDEKGNAVSPLIQVEPIHHSIAAELS, encoded by the coding sequence ATGGAAAAAATCATCGTAAGAGGCGGACACCAATTGAAAGGCACTGTGAAAGTGGAAGGTGCTAAAAATGCTGTGCTCCCTGTCATTGCCGCTAGTCTTATTGCAAGTGAAGGAAAAAGTGTCATTAAAGATGTTCCTGAACTGGCTGATGTATATACAATAAATCAAGTACTAAAAAATATGAATGCAGATGTACATTTTGAAAACAACACAGTAACGGTAGATGCTTCAAATCACTTAACGACAGAGGCACCGTTTGAATATGTAAGAAAAATGCGTGCTTCTGTTCTCGTAATCGGACCTTTGTTAGCACGTTACGGGCATGCAAAAGTTGCCATGCCAGGTGGCTGTGCAATTGGTTCCAGACCAATTGATTTGCATTTAAAAGGTTTTGAAGCAATGGGTGCTGAAACTCATGTTGGGAATGGCTTTGTTGAACTTAATGTCAACAAGCGTCTTAAAGGTGCAAAAATTTATTTAGATATGCCAAGTGTTGGGGCGACTGAAAATATTATGATGGCAGCAGCACTAGCAGAAGGAAAAACAATTATAGAAAATTGTGCCAAAGAACCAGAAATTGTTGATTTGGCAAATTACCTCAATAAGATGGGTGCCAAAATAGTTGGTGCGGGAACGGAAACGATCCGTATTGAAGGCGTTGAAAAATTGCGCGGCGTGGAACATTCAATTATACCTGATCGTGTAGAAGCTGGTACGTTTATGGTGGCTGCGGCAATTACACAAGGAAATGTATTGATTGAAAATGCAGTTTCAGAACACTTGCGCTCCGTAATTTCCAAACTGGAAGAAATGAATGTTATTGTGAAGGAAGAAGCTAATGGAATACGAGTTATTGGTCCTAAACAGTTAAAAGCAACCGACATAAAAACATTACCTCACCCTGGGTTTCCTACAGATATGCAATCACAAATGATGGCGTTAATGCTAGTTGCTCAAGGTACAAGTGTCATTACGGAAACCGTGTTTGAAAACCGCTTTATGCATGTGGAAGAGTTTCGTCGTATGAATGCTAAGATGAAAATTGAAGGCCATAGTGTGATTATGGAAGGACCTAGCGATCTTCAAGGAGCAGAAGTAGCAGCGACAGATTTGCGTGCAGCAGCAGCACTTGTATTAGCTGGATTGGCAGCGGAAGGTGTAACCCGAGTAACGGAGTTAAAGCACCTTGATCGTGGGTATGTGAACTTTGCCGGAAAATTGGCAGCTCTAGGTGCAGATGTGGAAAGGGTAGATGAAAAGGGGAATGCTGTATCGCCTCTTATCCAAGTGGAGCCAATCCATCATTCAATAGCAGCAGAGCTTTCATAA
- a CDS encoding M55 family metallopeptidase, producing MKLYLSVDMEGITGLPDETFVKANMHNYERSRKIMTEETNVVIRNALDNGCTGILVNDSHSKMNNILIEDLHPDAQLITGEVKPFSMMHGLDNTFDGAMFIGYHARAGKFGVMSHTMIQAVRTMYINDQEIGEMGLNAYLAGYYGVPVIAVTGDDQAAKEAEALIPNVKTAAVKETISRSSVKSLTPKKAAKLLTEKITEAIQQRDSISPLIPPSNPILRVEFANYGQAEWANLMPGTEIETGTTIVRFQAQDMLEAYQAMLVMTELAMITKFS from the coding sequence ATGAAATTATATTTATCCGTAGATATGGAAGGAATCACTGGCTTACCAGATGAAACATTTGTCAAAGCAAATATGCATAATTATGAACGATCAAGAAAAATCATGACTGAAGAGACAAATGTAGTCATTCGTAATGCATTGGATAATGGCTGCACAGGGATTTTAGTTAATGACAGCCATTCGAAGATGAATAACATACTTATTGAAGACCTACATCCAGATGCACAGCTTATTACTGGTGAGGTAAAACCATTTTCAATGATGCATGGACTAGATAATACGTTTGATGGAGCCATGTTTATTGGGTACCACGCACGCGCTGGCAAATTTGGCGTGATGTCTCATACAATGATTCAAGCAGTAAGAACGATGTATATAAACGATCAAGAAATTGGTGAAATGGGATTGAATGCCTATCTCGCAGGGTATTATGGTGTCCCGGTAATAGCCGTTACTGGCGATGACCAGGCAGCAAAAGAAGCGGAAGCACTTATCCCAAACGTGAAAACGGCAGCTGTAAAAGAGACGATATCAAGATCGTCTGTCAAAAGTTTAACACCTAAAAAAGCGGCGAAACTTTTAACAGAAAAGATAACGGAAGCAATACAGCAGCGTGATAGTATCTCACCACTAATTCCACCAAGTAACCCGATTTTGCGAGTGGAGTTTGCCAATTATGGGCAAGCAGAATGGGCTAATCTAATGCCTGGTACAGAGATAGAAACAGGAACTACAATTGTGAGGTTTCAGGCGCAAGATATGCTAGAAGCATATCAGGCAATGCTTGTGATGACAGAACTGGCAATGATAACTAAATTTTCGTAG
- a CDS encoding DUF1146 family protein gives MFSLGQQAIISLISHLLFIYLTWRLMMTINFEPIIKKGRAKEAQILILFLTIVIGTGVSRFFLEVLQWSRDLNHLF, from the coding sequence ATGTTTTCACTAGGCCAACAGGCGATAATTAGTCTTATCTCACATCTTTTATTTATATACTTGACTTGGAGATTGATGATGACCATTAACTTTGAGCCAATAATCAAAAAAGGAAGAGCGAAAGAAGCGCAAATATTAATTTTGTTTTTAACCATTGTGATTGGAACAGGTGTCAGCCGCTTCTTTTTGGAAGTGCTACAGTGGTCCAGAGATTTAAATCATTTATTTTAA